In Streptomyces sp. NBC_00569, a single genomic region encodes these proteins:
- the metH gene encoding methionine synthase gives MASLPTPVPSTDSAGRTRADALREALATRVVVADGAMGTMLQAQDPTLEDFENLEGCNEILNVTRPDIVRSVHAEYFAVGVDCVETNTFGANLAALGEYDIPERVFELSEAGARLAREVADEFTTSTGQQRWVLGSMGPGTKLPTLGHAAYTALRDAYQQNAEGMIAGGADALLVETTQDLLQTKASIIGARRALDATGANLPLICSVTVETTGTMLLGSEIGAALTALEPLGIDMIGLNCATGPAEMSEHLRYLARHSRIPLSCMPNAGLPVLGKNGAHYPLTAPELADAQETFVREYGLSLVGGCCGTTPEHLRQVVERVRGLTPTVREPRPEPGAASLYQTVPFRQDISYMAIGERTNANGSKKFREAMLDGRWDDCVEMARDQIREGAHMLDLCVDYVGRDGVADMEELAGRFATASTLPIVLDSTEVEVLRAGLEKLGGRAVINSVNYEDGDGAESRFAKVTRLAQEHGAALIALTIDEEGQARTVEHKVAIAERLIDDLTGNWGIHESDILIDCLTFTICTGQEESRKDGIATIEAIRELKRRHPDVQTTLGLSNISFGLNPAARILLNSVFLDECVKAGLDSAIVHASKILPIARFSEEEVQTALDLIHDRRAEGYDPLQKLMALFEGATAKSLKAGKAEELAALPLDERLKRRIIDGEKNGLEADLDEALQTRPALEIVNETLLDGMKVVGELFGSGQMQLPFVLQSAEVMKNAVAYLEPHMEKSDAEGKGTIVLATVRGDVHDIGKNLVDIILSNNGYNVVNLGIKQPVSAILEAAEEHKADVIGMSGLLVKSTVIMKENLEELNQRKMAADFPVILGGAALTRAYVEQDLHEIYEGEVRYARDAFEGLRLMDALIAVKRGVPGATLPELKQRRVKAGAVQIEERPEEGPARSDTSTDNPVPEPPFWGTRVIKGIQLKEYASWLDEGALFKGQWGLKQARTGDGPTYEELVETEGRPRLRGWLDELHTKNLLEAAVVYGYFPCVSKGEDLIILDDQGNERTRFTFPRQRRGRRLCLADFFRPEESGETDVVGLQVVTVGSRIGEETAKLFESNSYRDYLELHGLSVQLAEALAEYWHARVRSELGFSGEDPAEMEDMFALKYRGARFSLGYGACPDLEDRAKIAQLLEPERIGVHLSEEFQLHPEQSTDAIVIHHPEAKYFNAR, from the coding sequence ATGGCCTCGTTGCCAACGCCCGTCCCGTCCACCGACTCCGCCGGCCGGACCCGAGCCGACGCCCTCCGCGAAGCCCTGGCCACCCGTGTGGTCGTGGCCGACGGCGCGATGGGCACGATGCTCCAGGCGCAGGACCCGACCCTCGAGGACTTCGAGAACCTCGAGGGCTGCAACGAGATCCTGAACGTCACCCGCCCCGACATCGTCCGTTCGGTCCACGCGGAGTACTTCGCGGTCGGCGTCGACTGCGTCGAGACCAACACGTTCGGCGCAAATCTCGCGGCCCTGGGGGAGTACGACATCCCTGAGCGCGTCTTCGAGCTCTCCGAGGCCGGCGCGCGCCTCGCCCGCGAGGTCGCCGACGAGTTCACCACGAGCACCGGACAGCAGCGCTGGGTCCTCGGCTCCATGGGCCCCGGCACCAAGCTGCCCACCCTCGGCCACGCCGCGTACACCGCGCTGCGCGACGCCTACCAGCAGAACGCCGAAGGCATGATCGCCGGCGGCGCCGACGCGCTCCTCGTCGAGACGACGCAGGACCTGCTCCAGACCAAGGCCTCGATCATCGGCGCCCGCCGCGCCCTCGACGCCACCGGTGCGAATCTCCCGCTGATCTGCTCGGTCACGGTCGAGACCACCGGCACGATGCTCCTCGGCTCGGAGATCGGCGCGGCACTGACCGCCCTGGAGCCCCTCGGCATCGACATGATCGGCCTGAACTGCGCCACCGGCCCGGCCGAGATGAGCGAGCACCTGCGCTACCTCGCCCGCCACTCCCGGATCCCGCTGTCCTGCATGCCCAACGCCGGCCTGCCCGTCCTCGGCAAGAACGGCGCGCACTACCCGCTGACCGCCCCCGAGCTGGCCGACGCCCAGGAGACGTTCGTCCGCGAGTACGGGCTCTCCCTCGTCGGCGGCTGCTGCGGCACCACCCCCGAGCACCTGCGCCAGGTCGTCGAGCGCGTCCGAGGCCTCACTCCCACCGTCCGCGAGCCGCGCCCCGAGCCGGGCGCCGCCTCGCTCTACCAGACGGTCCCGTTCCGCCAGGACATCTCGTACATGGCGATCGGCGAGCGCACGAACGCCAACGGGTCCAAGAAGTTCCGCGAGGCCATGCTGGACGGCCGCTGGGACGACTGCGTCGAGATGGCCCGCGACCAGATCCGCGAGGGCGCGCACATGCTCGACCTCTGCGTCGACTACGTGGGCCGTGACGGCGTCGCCGACATGGAGGAGCTGGCCGGCCGCTTCGCCACCGCCTCCACCCTGCCGATCGTCCTGGACTCCACCGAGGTCGAGGTCCTGCGGGCCGGCCTGGAGAAGCTCGGCGGCCGCGCGGTCATCAACTCCGTCAACTACGAGGACGGCGACGGCGCCGAGTCCCGCTTCGCGAAGGTCACCCGCCTCGCGCAGGAGCACGGCGCCGCCCTGATCGCGCTGACCATCGACGAGGAGGGCCAGGCCCGCACCGTCGAGCACAAGGTCGCCATCGCCGAGCGCCTCATCGACGACCTGACCGGCAACTGGGGCATCCATGAGTCGGACATCCTCATCGACTGCCTCACCTTCACCATCTGCACCGGCCAGGAGGAGTCGCGCAAGGACGGCATCGCCACCATCGAGGCGATCCGTGAGCTGAAGCGCCGTCACCCCGACGTGCAGACCACGCTCGGCCTGTCGAACATCTCCTTCGGCCTGAACCCGGCCGCCCGCATCCTCCTCAACTCGGTCTTCCTCGACGAGTGCGTGAAGGCGGGCCTCGACTCGGCGATCGTGCACGCGTCGAAGATCCTCCCGATCGCCCGGTTCAGCGAGGAGGAGGTGCAGACGGCTCTCGACCTGATCCACGACCGTCGCGCCGAGGGATACGACCCGCTGCAGAAGCTGATGGCGCTGTTCGAGGGCGCCACCGCGAAGTCCCTCAAGGCCGGCAAGGCCGAGGAACTGGCCGCGCTGCCCCTGGACGAGCGCCTCAAGCGCCGCATCATCGACGGCGAGAAGAACGGCCTGGAGGCCGACCTCGACGAGGCGCTGCAGACCCGCCCCGCCCTCGAGATCGTCAACGAGACGCTCCTGGACGGCATGAAGGTCGTCGGCGAACTCTTCGGCTCCGGCCAGATGCAGCTGCCGTTCGTGCTCCAGTCCGCCGAGGTCATGAAGAACGCGGTGGCCTATCTGGAGCCGCACATGGAGAAGTCCGACGCCGAGGGCAAGGGCACCATCGTCCTGGCCACCGTGCGCGGCGACGTCCACGACATCGGCAAGAACCTCGTCGACATCATCCTGTCGAACAACGGCTACAACGTCGTCAACCTCGGCATCAAGCAGCCCGTCTCCGCGATCCTGGAAGCCGCCGAGGAGCACAAGGCCGACGTCATCGGCATGTCCGGACTCCTCGTCAAGTCCACGGTGATCATGAAGGAGAACCTGGAGGAGCTCAACCAGCGCAAGATGGCCGCCGACTTCCCCGTGATTCTCGGCGGCGCGGCGCTGACGAGGGCGTACGTCGAGCAGGACCTCCACGAGATCTACGAGGGCGAAGTCCGTTACGCGCGTGACGCGTTCGAGGGTCTGCGCCTCATGGACGCCCTCATCGCCGTCAAGCGGGGCGTCCCCGGCGCCACGCTCCCCGAGCTCAAGCAGCGCCGGGTCAAGGCGGGCGCCGTACAGATCGAGGAGCGGCCCGAAGAGGGGCCGGCGCGCTCCGACACGTCCACCGACAACCCGGTCCCCGAGCCCCCCTTCTGGGGCACCCGCGTCATCAAGGGCATCCAGCTCAAGGAGTACGCGTCCTGGCTGGACGAGGGCGCCCTGTTCAAGGGCCAGTGGGGCCTCAAGCAGGCGCGCACCGGCGACGGACCCACGTACGAGGAGCTGGTGGAGACCGAGGGCCGCCCGCGGCTGCGCGGCTGGCTGGACGAACTGCACACCAAGAACCTCCTGGAAGCGGCCGTCGTCTACGGCTACTTCCCGTGTGTGTCCAAGGGCGAGGACCTGATCATCCTCGACGACCAGGGCAACGAGCGCACCCGCTTCACGTTCCCGCGCCAGCGCCGTGGCCGCCGTCTGTGTCTCGCGGACTTCTTCCGTCCCGAGGAGTCGGGCGAGACCGACGTCGTCGGCCTCCAGGTCGTCACCGTCGGCTCCCGGATCGGCGAGGAGACCGCCAAGCTCTTCGAGTCGAACTCGTACCGCGACTACCTCGAACTGCACGGCCTGTCCGTCCAGTTGGCCGAGGCGCTCGCCGAGTACTGGCACGCACGCGTCCGTTCGGAGCTGGGCTTCTCCGGCGAGGACCCGGCCGAGATGGAGGACATGTTCGCGCTCAAGTACCGCGGCGCCCGCTTCTCTCTCGGCTACGGAGCGTGTCCGGACCTCGAGGACCGCGCCAAGATCGCTCAGCTCCTGGAGCCCGAGCGCATCGGCGTCCACCTCTCGGAGGAGTTCCAGCTCCACCCGGAGCAGTCCACGGACGCGATCGTCATCCACCACCCCGAGGCGAAGTACTTCAACGCGCGCTAG
- the glpK gene encoding glycerol kinase GlpK gives MTDAHTAGPFIAAIDQGTTSSRCIVFDKDGRIVSVDQKEHEQIFPKPGWVEHNATEIWTNVQEVVAGAITKAGITRDDIKAIGITNQRETTLLWDKNTGEPVHNAIVWQDTRTDALCKELGRNVGQDRFRRETGLPLASYFAGPKARWLLDNVEGLRERAEAGDILFGTMDSWVIWNLTGGVDGGKHVTDVTNASRTMLMNLHTMEWDAKIAESIGVPLTMLPEIRSSAEVYGEVSGGSLGDLLGGIPVASALGDQQAALFGQTCFSEGEAKSTYGTGTFLLMNTGDKPVNSYNGLLTTVGYRIGDQKAVYALEGSIAVTGSLVQWMRDQMGLISTAAEIETLASSVEDNGGAYFVPAFSGLFAPYWRSDARGVIAGLTRYVTKAHLARAVLEATAWQTREITDAMTKDSGVELAAIKVDGGMTSNNLLMQTLSDFVDAPVVRPMVAETTCLGAAYAAGLAVGFWTSTDDLRANWRRAAEWTPNMAAEKRDREYKSWLKAVERSMGWLDESGEE, from the coding sequence GTGACCGACGCACACACCGCGGGCCCGTTCATCGCAGCGATCGACCAGGGCACCACCTCCAGCCGTTGCATCGTCTTCGACAAGGACGGCCGGATCGTCTCCGTCGACCAGAAGGAGCACGAGCAGATCTTCCCGAAGCCGGGCTGGGTCGAGCACAACGCGACCGAGATCTGGACCAACGTCCAGGAGGTCGTCGCCGGGGCCATCACCAAGGCCGGCATCACCCGCGACGACATCAAGGCCATCGGCATCACCAACCAGCGCGAGACGACGCTGCTGTGGGACAAGAACACGGGTGAGCCCGTCCACAACGCCATCGTCTGGCAGGACACCCGCACCGACGCCCTGTGCAAGGAGCTCGGGCGCAATGTGGGCCAGGACCGCTTCCGCCGCGAGACGGGCCTCCCGCTGGCGTCCTACTTCGCGGGCCCCAAGGCCCGCTGGCTGCTCGACAACGTCGAGGGCCTGCGCGAGCGCGCCGAGGCGGGCGACATCCTCTTCGGCACCATGGACAGCTGGGTCATCTGGAACCTGACCGGTGGTGTCGACGGCGGTAAGCACGTCACCGACGTGACCAACGCCTCCCGCACCATGCTGATGAACCTCCACACCATGGAGTGGGACGCGAAGATCGCCGAGTCCATCGGCGTCCCGCTGACCATGCTCCCGGAGATCCGCTCCTCCGCCGAGGTGTACGGCGAGGTCAGCGGCGGCAGTCTCGGCGACCTCCTCGGCGGCATTCCCGTCGCGTCCGCGCTCGGCGACCAGCAGGCGGCCCTGTTCGGCCAGACCTGTTTCTCCGAGGGCGAGGCCAAGTCGACGTACGGCACCGGCACCTTCCTCCTGATGAACACCGGCGACAAGCCGGTCAACTCGTACAACGGCCTGCTGACCACCGTCGGCTACCGCATCGGCGACCAGAAGGCGGTCTACGCCCTGGAGGGCTCGATCGCCGTCACCGGTTCGCTGGTGCAGTGGATGCGCGACCAGATGGGCCTGATCTCCACCGCCGCCGAGATCGAGACGCTCGCGTCGTCGGTCGAGGACAACGGCGGCGCGTACTTCGTGCCGGCCTTCTCCGGTCTGTTCGCCCCGTACTGGCGCTCCGACGCCCGCGGTGTGATCGCCGGCCTGACCCGGTACGTCACCAAGGCACACCTGGCGCGTGCCGTCCTGGAGGCCACGGCCTGGCAGACCCGTGAGATCACCGACGCCATGACGAAGGACTCCGGCGTCGAGCTCGCGGCGATCAAGGTCGACGGCGGCATGACCTCCAACAACCTTCTGATGCAGACGCTCTCGGACTTCGTGGACGCCCCCGTGGTGCGCCCGATGGTCGCCGAGACCACCTGCCTCGGTGCCGCCTACGCCGCCGGTCTCGCCGTCGGCTTCTGGACCAGCACCGACGACCTGCGCGCCAACTGGCGCCGGGCCGCCGAATGGACCCCCAACATGGCCGCGGAGAAGCGCGACCGTGAGTACAAGAGCTGGCTCAAGGCCGTTGAACGCTCCATGGGCTGGCTCGACGAAAGTGGCGAGGAGTAA
- a CDS encoding MIP/aquaporin family protein, whose protein sequence is MSSSDIFIGETIGTAVLILLGGGVCAAVTLKRSKARNAGWLAITFGWGFAVLTGAYLAGGVSGAHLNPAVTIGLAIEGGTKWSDVPLYLGSQLLGAMIGALLVWATYYGQFQAHLTDPEILEAPPAEEGMITEKSAPKAGPVLGIFSTGPEIRNVAQNLVTEIIATVVLVLAILTQGLNDGGNGLGVLGAMVTAFVVVGIGLSLGGPTGYAINPVRDLGPRIVHALLPLPNKGGSDWTYAWIPVAGPLIGGAIAGGLYNIAFK, encoded by the coding sequence GTGTCCAGCTCCGACATCTTCATCGGCGAGACCATCGGTACCGCCGTGCTCATCCTGCTGGGCGGTGGCGTGTGCGCCGCCGTCACGCTGAAGCGCTCCAAGGCGCGCAACGCCGGCTGGCTCGCGATCACCTTCGGGTGGGGCTTCGCGGTACTGACCGGTGCCTACCTGGCAGGGGGCGTGTCAGGCGCCCACCTGAACCCGGCGGTCACCATAGGCCTCGCCATCGAGGGCGGCACCAAGTGGAGCGACGTACCGCTCTACCTGGGCTCGCAGCTCCTGGGCGCGATGATCGGCGCCCTGCTGGTCTGGGCCACGTACTACGGCCAGTTCCAGGCGCATCTGACCGACCCGGAGATCCTCGAGGCCCCGCCGGCCGAAGAGGGCATGATCACCGAGAAGTCCGCGCCCAAGGCCGGACCGGTGCTCGGCATCTTCTCGACCGGCCCCGAGATCCGGAACGTGGCGCAGAACCTCGTCACGGAGATCATCGCCACGGTCGTGCTCGTCCTGGCCATCCTCACGCAGGGCCTCAACGACGGAGGCAACGGCCTGGGCGTCCTCGGCGCCATGGTCACCGCGTTCGTCGTGGTCGGCATCGGCCTCTCCCTCGGCGGGCCCACGGGCTACGCGATCAACCCGGTCCGTGACCTCGGACCCCGCATCGTGCACGCCCTGCTGCCCCTGCCGAACAAGGGCGGCTCCGACTGGACGTACGCCTGGATCCCGGTCGCCGGCCCTCTCATCGGCGGCGCCATAGCGGGCGGTCTCTACAACATCGCCTTCAAGTAG
- a CDS encoding ABC transporter substrate-binding protein, protein MRMRNQWLILPLGTGLTAALLAGCGTDQGDAAGQGGAVVMGMSDDIQATDPASGYDPGSWLLFNNVFQSLLSFPKGSTEPEPEAAKECSFTDSGTRVYSCTLRDGLTFSNGHKLTSKDVKFSFDRMMNIADDAGPAIMFPMLDKVETPNAKTVVFKLKHADATFPSKIASGAGSIVDHTGYSMDGLRTDGKAVGSGPYKLDSFDKKKAVFSVNPGYKGTAKVQNSGMTIKFFHGDQAGLKKALVGGDIDLAYRGLAAKDIAGIENSTSTSSTMDVVEGTSAEVQHLVFNMKDPVAGRLSVRKAMAYLIDRDALVDEVYQDTATPLYSIIPAGISGHNTAFFDTYGAHPSPAKARAALRADGITGKVKITLWSTPSRYGPATDQELAAIAKQLNASGLFDADMKSIAFGQYEKDIKTGKYGVYVKGWVPDYPDPDNFTQPFFGAGNVLGNNYTNSTITGKIIPETGAESDRASTDRDFEQLQNIVADQLPVLPVWQAKQYAVVRDSVYGLESCLDASTVFRFWEISKGTA, encoded by the coding sequence GTGAGAATGCGCAACCAGTGGCTGATCCTGCCCCTCGGGACGGGACTCACCGCGGCCCTGCTGGCCGGCTGTGGCACCGACCAGGGCGATGCCGCAGGGCAGGGCGGGGCCGTGGTCATGGGAATGTCCGACGACATCCAGGCCACCGATCCGGCGTCCGGCTACGACCCGGGGTCGTGGCTGCTGTTCAACAACGTGTTCCAGTCGCTCCTGAGCTTCCCCAAGGGCAGCACGGAGCCGGAACCCGAAGCCGCCAAGGAGTGTTCCTTCACCGACTCCGGCACCCGCGTCTACTCCTGCACCCTGCGCGACGGCCTCACGTTCAGCAACGGCCACAAGCTCACGTCGAAGGACGTCAAGTTCTCCTTCGACCGCATGATGAACATCGCTGACGACGCCGGCCCGGCGATCATGTTCCCCATGCTCGACAAGGTCGAGACGCCGAACGCCAAGACGGTCGTCTTCAAGCTGAAGCACGCGGACGCCACCTTCCCCAGCAAGATCGCGTCCGGCGCCGGTTCCATCGTCGACCACACCGGTTACTCCATGGACGGCCTGCGCACGGACGGCAAGGCCGTCGGCTCCGGCCCCTACAAGCTGGACTCCTTCGACAAGAAGAAGGCCGTCTTCTCGGTCAACCCGGGCTACAAGGGCACCGCGAAGGTCCAGAACTCCGGCATGACCATCAAGTTCTTCCACGGCGACCAGGCGGGCCTGAAGAAGGCCCTCGTCGGCGGCGACATCGACCTCGCCTACCGAGGACTCGCCGCCAAGGACATCGCCGGGATCGAGAACTCCACCTCGACGAGCAGCACCATGGACGTCGTCGAGGGCACCAGTGCCGAGGTCCAGCACCTGGTCTTCAACATGAAGGACCCCGTCGCGGGACGCCTGTCCGTACGCAAGGCCATGGCCTACCTGATCGACCGGGACGCCCTGGTCGACGAGGTCTACCAGGACACCGCCACCCCGCTGTACTCGATCATCCCGGCGGGCATCAGCGGCCACAACACGGCCTTCTTCGACACCTACGGCGCCCACCCCTCGCCCGCCAAGGCCCGCGCAGCGCTGCGCGCCGACGGCATCACCGGCAAGGTGAAGATCACCCTCTGGTCGACGCCCTCGCGCTACGGCCCCGCCACCGACCAGGAACTGGCGGCCATCGCCAAGCAGCTCAACGCGAGCGGCCTGTTCGACGCCGACATGAAGTCCATCGCGTTCGGCCAGTACGAGAAGGACATCAAGACCGGCAAGTACGGCGTGTACGTGAAGGGCTGGGTCCCGGACTACCCGGACCCCGACAACTTCACCCAGCCGTTCTTCGGCGCCGGCAACGTACTCGGGAACAACTACACCAACAGCACCATCACCGGGAAGATCATCCCGGAGACCGGGGCGGAGAGCGACCGCGCCTCCACCGACCGGGACTTCGAGCAGCTCCAGAACATCGTCGCCGACCAGCTGCCGGTCCTGCCCGTCTGGCAGGCCAAGCAGTACGCCGTCGTCCGCGACAGCGTCTACGGCCTGGAGTCCTGCCTCGACGCGTCGACCGTGTTCCGCTTCTGGGAGATCAGCAAGGGCACCGCCTGA
- a CDS encoding IclR family transcriptional regulator: protein MARNIQSLERAAAMLRLLAGGERRLGLSDIASALDLAKGTAHGILRTLQHEGFVEQDAASGRYQLGAELLRLGNSYLDVHELRARALVWTDDLARSSGESVYLGVLHQQGVLIVHHVFRPDDSRQVLEVGAMQPLHSTALGKVLSAYDPVAHSEVVEVERKVFTGRTVSDMAEFENLLDLTRARGYADDVEETWEGVASVAAPIHDRRRMPVGAVGITGAVERVCVDGELRPELVAAVRDCARAVSRDLGASRF, encoded by the coding sequence ATGGCACGGAACATCCAGTCACTCGAGCGGGCAGCCGCCATGCTGCGGCTCCTTGCGGGCGGTGAGCGCCGGCTCGGCCTCTCGGACATCGCCTCGGCGCTGGACCTGGCCAAGGGCACGGCGCACGGCATTCTGCGTACGTTGCAGCACGAGGGCTTCGTCGAGCAGGACGCCGCGTCGGGCCGCTACCAGCTGGGCGCGGAGCTGCTGCGCCTCGGCAACAGTTATCTCGACGTGCACGAGCTGCGGGCACGCGCGCTGGTGTGGACGGACGACCTGGCGCGCTCCAGCGGCGAGAGCGTCTATCTCGGCGTCCTGCACCAGCAGGGCGTACTGATCGTGCACCACGTGTTCCGGCCCGACGACAGCCGTCAGGTCCTGGAGGTCGGGGCGATGCAGCCGCTGCACTCCACGGCGCTCGGCAAGGTCCTGTCGGCGTACGACCCGGTGGCGCACAGCGAGGTGGTCGAGGTGGAACGCAAGGTGTTCACCGGGCGGACCGTGAGCGACATGGCGGAGTTCGAGAACCTGCTGGACCTGACCCGCGCGCGCGGGTACGCGGACGACGTCGAGGAGACCTGGGAGGGCGTCGCGTCCGTCGCGGCCCCGATCCATGACCGGCGGCGCATGCCGGTCGGCGCGGTCGGCATAACAGGCGCCGTGGAGCGCGTGTGTGTCGACGGGGAGCTGCGCCCCGAGCTCGTCGCCGCCGTGCGGGACTGCGCCCGCGCCGTCTCGCGGGATCTGGGCGCCAGCCGCTTCTGA
- a CDS encoding HAD family hydrolase has product MTSTVPALGTRTAEGSALQAVLLDMDGTLVDTEGFWWDAEVAVFGSLGHALDEAWREVVVGGPMTRSAGFLIEATGADITLPELTVLLNDGFEERISSVLPLMPGAARLLAELAAHDVPTALVSASHRRIIDRVLTSLGPQHFALTVAGDEVERTKPYPDPYLLAAAGLGADPARCAVIEDTATGVAAAEAAGCHVVAVPSVAPIAPAYRRTVVPSLEHVNLPFLHGLMGY; this is encoded by the coding sequence ATGACCAGTACGGTCCCCGCTCTCGGTACCCGAACGGCCGAAGGCTCCGCCCTGCAGGCCGTGCTCCTCGACATGGACGGCACTCTGGTGGACACCGAAGGCTTCTGGTGGGACGCCGAGGTCGCCGTCTTCGGCTCGCTGGGGCACGCGCTCGACGAGGCGTGGCGCGAAGTCGTCGTCGGCGGCCCCATGACCCGCAGTGCCGGCTTCCTCATCGAGGCGACCGGCGCGGACATCACGCTCCCCGAGCTGACCGTGCTGCTCAACGACGGCTTCGAGGAGCGCATCAGCAGCGTCCTGCCGCTCATGCCGGGCGCCGCGCGGCTCCTCGCCGAACTCGCCGCCCACGACGTGCCCACGGCCCTCGTGTCCGCCTCGCACCGGCGCATCATCGACCGGGTCCTGACCTCGCTCGGCCCCCAGCACTTCGCGCTCACGGTCGCAGGTGACGAGGTCGAGCGGACGAAGCCGTACCCCGACCCGTATCTGCTCGCCGCCGCGGGACTGGGTGCGGATCCGGCCAGATGCGCCGTCATCGAGGACACCGCCACCGGGGTCGCCGCCGCCGAGGCGGCCGGCTGCCACGTCGTCGCCGTACCCTCCGTGGCCCCCATCGCACCCGCCTACCGGCGCACCGTCGTCCCCTCGCTCGAACACGTCAACCTGCCATTCCTGCATGGCCTGATGGGCTACTGA
- a CDS encoding ABC transporter substrate-binding protein has protein sequence MNRKTLVLPAVIGLLAPVLAACGGSDSGGKDGNPIAVGTTDRFVASKAVPAPFDPAYAYDAGSWNVLRQTIQTLMAMPRGGGEPVPEAAQTCGFTDTGNERFSCTLRKGLAFADGTPVTASDVKFSIDRVLGIKSDSGSSALLSSVDTIETKGRNEVIFHLKSPDATFPYKLATPTAGIVNPDDYTKGRLRNGFAVDGSGPYTLDAKVRNNTLVKAVFTKNPHYKGQLKPKNDKVELVSFADADAMGKALEKGDVDMMTRTMSPEQIKQLSDNPGKNINLVEMPGMEIRYLGFDTSAPVVKSKAVRQAMAQVVDRGQLTADVYGTSAEPLYSLVPAGITGHTNSFFNKYSEPSVSKAASILSRADITTPVKLTLHYTTDHYGPATKREFEVLKKQLNSSGLFDVGIKGDAWDTYRASELKGKYDVYGLGWFPDFPDADNFIAPFLDKDNFLASPYANSTIRDQLIPESRREADRLTASKSLTSIQNIVADDVPVLPLWQGKQYVAARDDITGVEWALSSSSILQLWELGRGVSG, from the coding sequence ATGAACCGCAAGACTTTGGTGTTGCCGGCCGTCATCGGCCTGCTCGCGCCTGTGCTCGCCGCCTGCGGAGGGTCCGACAGCGGGGGCAAGGACGGCAACCCGATCGCCGTCGGTACCACCGACCGGTTCGTCGCCTCGAAGGCCGTCCCGGCCCCGTTCGACCCCGCGTACGCCTATGACGCGGGCTCCTGGAACGTGCTGCGCCAGACCATCCAGACCCTGATGGCCATGCCGCGCGGCGGCGGCGAGCCGGTGCCCGAGGCCGCCCAGACCTGCGGCTTCACCGACACCGGCAACGAGCGCTTCTCCTGCACCCTGCGCAAGGGCCTCGCGTTCGCCGACGGCACCCCCGTCACCGCGTCCGACGTGAAGTTCTCCATCGACCGTGTGCTCGGCATCAAGAGCGACAGCGGCTCCTCCGCGCTGCTCTCCAGCGTCGACACGATCGAGACCAAGGGCCGCAACGAGGTCATCTTCCACCTGAAGAGCCCCGACGCCACCTTCCCGTACAAGCTGGCCACACCCACCGCCGGCATCGTCAACCCCGACGACTACACGAAGGGGAGGCTGCGCAACGGCTTCGCGGTCGACGGCTCGGGCCCGTACACCCTTGACGCCAAGGTCAGGAACAACACCCTCGTCAAGGCCGTCTTCACCAAGAACCCCCACTACAAGGGGCAGTTGAAGCCGAAGAACGACAAGGTGGAACTGGTCTCCTTCGCGGACGCCGACGCCATGGGCAAGGCCCTCGAAAAGGGCGACGTCGACATGATGACGCGCACCATGTCGCCGGAGCAGATCAAGCAGCTCTCGGACAACCCGGGCAAGAACATCAACCTGGTCGAGATGCCGGGCATGGAGATCCGTTACCTCGGGTTCGACACCAGTGCCCCGGTGGTCAAGAGCAAGGCCGTCCGCCAGGCGATGGCGCAGGTCGTCGACCGCGGCCAGCTCACCGCCGACGTCTACGGCACCTCCGCCGAGCCGCTCTACTCGCTCGTGCCCGCCGGCATCACCGGCCACACGAACTCGTTCTTCAACAAGTACAGCGAGCCGAGCGTCTCCAAGGCCGCCTCGATCCTGTCCCGGGCCGACATCACCACGCCGGTGAAGCTGACCCTGCACTACACGACCGACCACTACGGCCCCGCCACCAAGCGGGAGTTCGAGGTGCTCAAGAAGCAGCTCAACTCCAGCGGCCTGTTCGACGTCGGCATCAAGGGCGACGCCTGGGACACGTACCGCGCCTCCGAACTCAAGGGCAAGTACGACGTCTACGGGCTCGGCTGGTTCCCCGACTTCCCCGACGCCGACAACTTCATCGCGCCGTTCCTCGACAAGGACAACTTCCTCGCGTCCCCGTACGCGAACAGCACGATCCGGGACCAGCTCATCCCCGAGTCCCGTCGTGAGGCCGACCGGCTGACCGCCTCCAAGAGCCTCACGAGCATCCAGAACATCGTCGCCGACGACGTACCGGTCCTGCCGCTCTGGCAGGGCAAGCAGTACGTCGCCGCCCGCGACGACATCACCGGAGTCGAGTGGGCGCTGAGCTCCTCCTCGATCCTCCAGCTCTGGGAGCTCGGCCGCGGCGTGAGCGGCTGA